Proteins from a genomic interval of Oceanispirochaeta crateris:
- the uvrC gene encoding excinuclease ABC subunit UvrC, translating to MERNKERVESLQNQIRKFPLQPGVYLMKDDRKKIIYIGKAVNLRNRVRSYFSGEKDIKTKTLVRQIDSIDHIVTKSEYEALLLENNLIKKWNPRYNINLKDGKTYPVIRITAEDFPRVFRTRAIVNDKSQYYGPYPDVKVLDETLTLIKKILPLRRCRTLKKRDSPCLYYHMGKCSAPCTGFISKEDYRILVNKARSILSGRTSGLEKELMKEIKVLSESLEYEKAAEIRDILIALNKLQTEQKVEDFEEESRDYIGVDTSGNYYSFAVIQMRKGKLLGKESYRSEYYGTQEEAIQEFLLLYYGSPDKDFPAQAFISLKERSLIQDYLRQEVKGAESMTLSFPRSKRDQAVLNMATENARMDLARKLQDLGNIPALEDLQNVLNLKKLPRRIEGFDIAQLDGHFTVASLISFKDGNPDRKNYRHYNIRSLHGGIDDFKAISEAVARRYSRLMNEKKEMPDLILIDGGKGQVSSAVSVLDALGLSIPLIGLAKKEELIYMPGQKEPIDLPEGDRGLRVLQHVRDETHRFATSHNQKLRKKQLSLSSLENIPGIGPARSRKLLTTFGSMENLYAAKAEEISRTAGISSEAAEMIKQYLSRKEKAEDQ from the coding sequence ATGGAAAGGAATAAAGAAAGAGTCGAGTCTCTTCAGAATCAAATACGCAAATTCCCCCTCCAGCCAGGGGTCTATCTTATGAAAGATGATCGTAAAAAGATCATTTATATCGGAAAAGCTGTAAATCTCAGAAATCGGGTTCGTTCCTATTTTTCGGGTGAAAAAGATATTAAAACAAAAACTCTGGTCCGTCAGATTGATTCAATAGACCATATTGTGACTAAGAGCGAATATGAAGCCCTGCTGCTGGAAAACAACCTCATTAAGAAATGGAATCCCCGATATAACATCAATCTTAAGGATGGCAAAACATATCCTGTTATAAGGATTACAGCTGAAGATTTTCCTAGAGTTTTCAGAACCAGGGCCATCGTAAATGATAAATCACAATATTACGGACCCTATCCCGATGTTAAGGTTTTGGATGAAACTCTTACGTTGATCAAGAAAATCCTCCCCTTGAGACGGTGCAGAACGTTAAAAAAACGGGATAGTCCTTGCCTGTACTACCATATGGGAAAATGTTCCGCGCCCTGTACTGGATTCATCAGCAAAGAAGATTACAGAATCCTCGTCAACAAGGCCCGTTCCATATTGAGTGGAAGAACTTCTGGGCTTGAAAAAGAGTTGATGAAAGAGATTAAAGTCCTCTCAGAATCTCTCGAATATGAGAAAGCAGCAGAAATCCGGGATATTTTAATTGCTTTAAATAAACTTCAAACCGAGCAGAAGGTTGAAGATTTTGAAGAAGAAAGTCGGGATTATATTGGAGTCGATACGTCGGGGAATTATTATTCCTTTGCTGTGATACAAATGAGGAAAGGGAAACTCCTGGGAAAAGAGTCCTACAGGAGTGAATACTATGGAACTCAGGAGGAGGCCATACAGGAATTCCTTCTTCTTTATTATGGGTCTCCTGATAAGGATTTTCCCGCACAGGCCTTTATCTCCCTCAAAGAAAGAAGCCTTATTCAGGATTATCTTAGACAGGAAGTGAAAGGGGCTGAATCGATGACTCTCAGTTTTCCCCGCTCAAAAAGAGATCAGGCTGTATTGAATATGGCAACAGAAAATGCCCGTATGGACCTGGCTAGAAAATTACAAGACCTGGGAAATATTCCAGCCTTGGAAGATCTTCAGAATGTTTTGAATCTTAAGAAATTGCCCCGCAGGATAGAAGGATTCGACATTGCACAGCTTGATGGGCATTTTACTGTTGCTTCATTAATTTCCTTTAAGGATGGAAATCCTGATAGAAAAAATTACAGGCATTATAATATTCGGTCTCTACATGGGGGGATTGATGATTTTAAAGCCATCAGCGAAGCCGTGGCAAGGCGATATTCCCGACTGATGAATGAGAAAAAGGAAATGCCTGACCTTATACTGATTGATGGAGGAAAGGGGCAGGTCAGTTCGGCTGTTTCTGTTTTGGACGCTTTAGGGCTCTCCATCCCTCTTATTGGGCTTGCGAAGAAAGAAGAACTCATTTACATGCCGGGTCAGAAGGAACCTATAGATCTGCCTGAAGGAGACCGCGGTCTGAGAGTCCTACAGCATGTGCGGGATGAAACACACCGATTTGCCACTTCTCATAATCAGAAACTACGAAAAAAACAGCTCTCTTTGAGTTCTCTCGAAAATATTCCGGGAATAGGTCCGGCCAGGAGCAGAAAGCTACTGACGACATTCGGATCCATGGAAAATCTATATGCAGCCAAGGCTGAAGA
- a CDS encoding LamG-like jellyroll fold domain-containing protein — MKIKSTLYLLIIQTLFISADLIAETRILGAEDNWEGTVLNNLKTTPGRAGFQDLVLRRSELSSDDEITDILLPFNKDESLDHSGNYIILENPEYSDRYFKSGSGAATFDRDSSLVLKAVKDEALFAPFSNWEDFSIEFWLYPANPREGEEILQWKGLGREGNDIYSQEILCHFINRKLVWSFKNIFQLPDSPESHYEISGDPVLPRQWNHHMLRYDSKTGMLEYLINGEPSAIIYTTDTGNESNTVFTPRIGEAPGEVIIGSGFTGFMDEFRIEKIFNENRSTNRYDLSGFGVSSVIDLEFSDSRLNSLNSIESSPGDSAVFPYYQITNSLLEAENLVKSFKGEKTILSENSQWRPFSDIDEKSNGRYLILSFLLFPDMKSDISPGLSFLEIDYTPSLPPLPPAYITATKDVSGGLRLEWSPSATPEVEGYLIFFGEKPGEYIYPGSPLKIEKENYTLVDGLSPFKQYFFAIKSYTGTGNQRYSDFSKEISIRP; from the coding sequence ATGAAAATAAAATCTACACTCTATCTACTGATTATACAAACTCTCTTTATTAGTGCTGACTTAATTGCAGAAACGAGGATACTCGGTGCGGAAGACAACTGGGAAGGAACCGTATTAAATAATCTCAAGACGACTCCTGGAAGAGCTGGGTTTCAGGACTTGGTCCTTCGGCGGAGTGAATTAAGCTCAGATGATGAAATCACGGATATTCTTCTCCCTTTCAACAAAGATGAAAGCCTTGACCACAGCGGTAATTATATCATTTTAGAAAATCCAGAATACAGCGACCGATATTTTAAATCGGGATCAGGTGCAGCGACCTTTGACAGAGACAGCAGCCTGGTTTTAAAGGCCGTAAAGGATGAAGCTCTATTTGCACCTTTCAGCAATTGGGAAGATTTTTCCATAGAATTTTGGCTTTATCCAGCCAATCCGAGAGAAGGAGAAGAAATCCTTCAATGGAAAGGACTCGGTAGAGAAGGGAATGACATATATTCTCAAGAGATTCTATGTCATTTCATCAATCGAAAGCTCGTCTGGAGTTTTAAAAATATTTTTCAACTACCAGACAGTCCTGAATCTCATTATGAAATATCTGGAGATCCGGTTCTTCCTCGTCAATGGAATCATCATATGCTTCGATATGACAGTAAGACCGGTATGCTTGAATATTTGATTAATGGGGAACCATCGGCAATCATCTATACAACGGACACTGGAAATGAATCCAATACAGTCTTTACTCCCAGAATTGGAGAAGCACCAGGAGAGGTCATCATTGGTTCCGGATTTACCGGTTTCATGGACGAATTCAGAATAGAGAAGATATTTAACGAAAACAGATCCACCAACCGTTATGACCTTTCGGGGTTTGGCGTCAGTTCAGTCATAGACCTCGAGTTTTCCGACTCAAGACTAAACTCGCTGAATTCAATAGAATCCAGTCCTGGAGATTCGGCTGTTTTTCCTTACTATCAAATTACCAATAGCCTCCTTGAAGCGGAAAATCTCGTAAAATCCTTCAAAGGCGAAAAAACGATTCTTTCCGAAAACAGCCAATGGAGACCTTTCAGCGATATTGATGAAAAAAGCAATGGACGTTATCTCATTCTTTCTTTTTTATTATTCCCCGACATGAAGAGTGATATTTCTCCAGGCCTCTCTTTCTTAGAAATAGACTACACTCCATCATTGCCTCCACTACCACCTGCATATATCACGGCAACAAAAGACGTTTCCGGTGGTTTGAGGTTGGAGTGGAGCCCCTCTGCCACTCCGGAAGTGGAAGGATACCTCATTTTTTTTGGGGAAAAACCAGGAGAGTATATTTATCCCGGCAGCCCTTTAAAAATTGAAAAAGAGAATTATACTCTTGTTGATGGACTTTCTCCTTTTAAACAGTATTTTTTTGCTATCAAATCCTATACCGGAACAGGAAATCAGCGTTATAGTGATTTTTCCAAAGAAATTTCGATTCGCCCTTGA
- a CDS encoding tetratricopeptide repeat protein yields MSNYQNKYNQAVSAYLLEDYEMSRKMTDSLLKEQGGNPLLYILSGNIYEALKDSDKAIENYREAIHMAPENPEAYNNLGVAYKNKGDFDKAETAFLQAAELAPDRPDISYNLGNLFKKNGKIIDAEIWYKKSIEQDPAYIKAYNNLGTIFEQNEEYEKAEEIYQQGLSMDRNNATLHYNLGITYQDRGHLDKAKTQYEESLKFRPGWTPSLGNLGEVLQSQGNLEEAEKKFSQLLNKEPENIRAINSMGTIHAKKGEDDKARQYFKRALAKDPTYKTATLNLKQLYLKENALQEALEELNKQANYHPEDMNIRLQIGSILTKQERYKEAEKVYNHVLDRQPDNLEAYRSLAELYAIEQRPDLVRSCIVEIFKLDPSDKSILLTLSETYLKGERYEEALKYINDYLEETPDDKKALRIKARILQKTGSQEEASTLYDQLEDDSDLTMDPKTLTDMAEAYFHSGKREKAVEKLESLVNLQGSSSDMEDINNLAKTLDLYEKTVSSFHEGSENWHNNLDKMRQITIRDLHQDDNSSYTTGPRPATIPLEEEDAVSLLDINAMEPVIRINEEEDTLFLEEDNEDLSEIYTEMMEEDMIPQEEEDVKEAYPHGTSDPSFGTPPFLGEPYPMNMPFPAPSEPLDEEPLDEEPLDEEPLDEEPLDEEPLDEEPLDEEPLDEEPLDEEPLDEEPLDEEPLDEEPLDEEPLDEEPLDEEPLDEEPLDEEPLDEEPLDEEPLDEEPLDEEPLDEEPLDEEPLDEEPLDEEPLDEEPLDEEPLDEEPLDEEPLDEEPLDEEPLDEEPLDEEPLDEEPLDEKPLKENPPAPAKQPPKPQGRNPLEEREQFEPQLDIAGMMNYLFTLSHDLPEDKRQVLIDKAIPLKMASVVKRLSGGKHFKDKVSSYDRRNETRLDFQISESRMKKSLSAFRNLTSEHPDNLISSAFTKKMDELMTKIKPYL; encoded by the coding sequence ATGAGTAATTATCAGAATAAATATAACCAGGCTGTTTCTGCCTATCTTCTTGAAGATTACGAAATGTCCAGAAAAATGACAGATTCACTTCTAAAGGAACAGGGAGGGAATCCTCTGCTCTACATTCTTTCAGGAAATATCTATGAGGCCCTGAAAGATTCGGATAAAGCGATTGAAAACTACAGAGAAGCCATTCATATGGCTCCTGAAAACCCTGAAGCCTACAATAATCTTGGTGTTGCCTATAAGAATAAAGGAGATTTTGATAAGGCTGAAACTGCTTTTCTTCAGGCCGCAGAACTAGCCCCCGATCGACCGGATATTAGCTATAATCTGGGAAATCTATTCAAAAAAAATGGGAAAATAATCGACGCGGAAATTTGGTATAAAAAATCAATAGAACAAGATCCGGCTTATATAAAAGCTTACAATAATTTGGGAACCATCTTTGAGCAGAATGAAGAATATGAGAAAGCGGAAGAGATATATCAGCAGGGTCTATCAATGGACAGAAATAATGCCACTCTTCACTACAATCTCGGTATAACCTATCAGGATAGAGGCCACCTGGACAAAGCCAAAACTCAATACGAGGAGTCCCTTAAATTTCGTCCTGGCTGGACACCCAGTCTCGGGAATCTTGGAGAAGTTCTTCAAAGCCAGGGAAATCTTGAGGAAGCTGAAAAAAAATTCTCACAACTTTTAAATAAAGAACCAGAAAATATCAGAGCCATCAACAGTATGGGTACAATTCATGCTAAAAAGGGCGAAGATGATAAGGCTAGACAGTATTTTAAAAGGGCATTGGCCAAGGATCCAACCTACAAGACGGCAACCCTGAACTTGAAACAACTCTATCTAAAAGAAAATGCTCTTCAGGAGGCCCTGGAGGAACTGAATAAACAGGCTAATTATCACCCAGAGGATATGAACATCCGCCTTCAAATAGGATCAATCTTAACAAAGCAGGAAAGGTATAAAGAGGCAGAAAAAGTATACAACCATGTTCTGGATAGGCAGCCTGACAATCTTGAAGCCTACAGATCACTTGCCGAACTCTATGCAATTGAACAGAGACCCGATCTTGTGAGGTCCTGTATTGTTGAAATATTCAAGCTTGACCCCAGTGACAAATCGATTTTATTGACCCTCTCTGAAACCTATCTGAAAGGTGAACGGTATGAAGAGGCACTCAAGTATATAAATGATTATCTGGAAGAAACACCAGATGATAAAAAAGCACTTAGGATTAAAGCAAGGATTCTTCAGAAGACAGGTTCTCAGGAAGAAGCCTCGACTCTTTATGACCAGCTTGAAGATGATTCTGATTTGACAATGGATCCCAAAACACTAACGGATATGGCAGAGGCATATTTTCATTCTGGGAAAAGAGAAAAAGCCGTTGAAAAACTGGAATCACTCGTAAATCTCCAGGGATCATCTTCTGACATGGAAGATATTAACAACCTTGCAAAAACCCTGGATCTTTATGAAAAAACAGTCTCATCTTTTCATGAGGGATCTGAAAATTGGCACAACAATCTGGATAAGATGAGGCAGATAACCATACGGGATCTCCATCAAGATGATAATTCCAGCTATACAACTGGACCAAGACCCGCAACCATACCTCTAGAGGAGGAGGATGCCGTCAGTCTCCTGGATATCAATGCCATGGAACCGGTGATCAGAATCAACGAAGAAGAGGATACATTATTCTTAGAAGAGGATAATGAGGACCTTTCCGAGATCTATACAGAGATGATGGAGGAAGACATGATTCCTCAGGAAGAAGAAGATGTAAAAGAGGCATACCCCCACGGTACATCTGATCCTTCCTTTGGTACACCGCCCTTTTTGGGAGAACCATATCCAATGAATATGCCTTTTCCTGCCCCATCAGAGCCTTTGGATGAGGAGCCTTTGGATGAGGAGCCTTTGGATGAGGAGCCTTTAGATGAGGAGCCTTTAGATGAGGAGCCTTTGGATGAGGAGCCTTTAGATGAGGAGCCTTTAGATGAGGAGCCTTTAGATGAGGAGCCTTTAGATGAGGAGCCTTTAGATGAGGAGCCTTTAGATGAGGAGCCTTTAGATGAGGAGCCTTTAGATGAGGAGCCTTTAGATGAGGAGCCTTTAGATGAGGAGCCTTTAGATGAGGAGCCTTTAGATGAGGAGCCTTTAGATGAGGAGCCTTTAGATGAGGAGCCTTTAGATGAGGAGCCTTTAGATGAGGAGCCTTTAGATGAGGAGCCTTTAGATGAGGAGCCTTTAGATGAGGAGCCTTTAGATGAGGAGCCTTTAGATGAGGAGCCTTTAGATGAGGAGCCTTTAGATGAGGAGCCTTTAGATGAGGAGCCTTTAGATGAGGAGCCTTTAGATGAGGAGCCTTTAGATGAAGAGCCTTTAGATGAAGAGCCTTTAGATGAGAAGCCTCTGAAAGAAAATCCTCCGGCTCCAGCAAAGCAGCCCCCCAAACCCCAGGGTAGAAACCCTCTGGAGGAAAGGGAGCAATTTGAACCCCAGTTGGATATAGCGGGAATGATGAATTATTTGTTCACTCTCTCCCATGATCTACCAGAAGATAAAAGACAGGTTCTGATAGACAAGGCAATCCCCCTCAAGATGGCTTCTGTGGTCAAAAGGCTTTCCGGAGGCAAACATTTCAAGGATAAGGTTTCAAGTTACGACAGAAGAAACGAAACTCGCCTGGACTTCCAGATAAGTGAATCCAGGATGAAAAAATCTCTGTCAGCCTTTAGAAATCTGACCAGTGAACACCCTGATAACCTCATCAGTTCTGCATTTACCAAAAAGATGGATGAACTGATGACAAAAATAAAACCTTATCTCTAA
- the thyX gene encoding FAD-dependent thymidylate synthase, which yields MGHSSIPEAEAVLDKEFPVLDKGFVRLVDYMGSDDRIVQSARVSYGSGTKSFREDKGLINYLLRNEHTSPFEQVVFTFHTKMPIFVARQWVRHRTARVNEISGRYSVMKNEFYVPDPEDIAFQSQDNKQGRSTDEIPSELKERVRTLLEDEQKQVYDNYSALLDENVARELARINLPLSLYTEWYWQMDLKNMFHFLKLRMDAHAQMEIRVYAEEIHRLVSLVCPIAMEAFDNHIRGSVRFSASELDALSLVMNGEENPLTGKDLERFEVKLKDHKQL from the coding sequence ATGGGTCATAGCAGTATTCCCGAAGCAGAGGCTGTTCTGGATAAGGAGTTTCCCGTACTGGATAAAGGATTTGTTCGTCTCGTTGATTATATGGGCAGTGATGATAGGATTGTTCAATCGGCGAGAGTCTCCTATGGTAGTGGAACAAAGTCATTCAGGGAAGACAAAGGGCTGATCAACTATCTTCTCAGGAATGAGCATACATCCCCTTTTGAGCAGGTTGTTTTTACTTTTCATACCAAGATGCCCATATTTGTTGCCCGTCAGTGGGTCAGGCATAGAACGGCCCGAGTCAATGAGATCTCCGGACGATACAGTGTTATGAAAAATGAATTTTATGTTCCTGACCCAGAGGATATAGCATTTCAAAGTCAGGATAACAAACAGGGACGTTCCACCGATGAAATTCCATCGGAATTAAAAGAGAGAGTCAGAACTCTCCTGGAAGATGAACAGAAACAGGTCTATGATAACTATAGTGCTTTGCTTGATGAAAATGTTGCACGTGAGCTTGCCAGGATAAACCTGCCTTTAAGCCTTTATACAGAATGGTACTGGCAGATGGATCTTAAAAATATGTTTCATTTCCTGAAATTGAGAATGGATGCCCATGCTCAGATGGAAATACGAGTTTATGCCGAAGAAATTCACAGACTCGTATCCCTTGTTTGTCCAATCGCCATGGAAGCTTTCGATAATCATATTCGGGGATCTGTCAGATTCTCCGCATCAGAACTGGACGCTTTGAGTCTTGTCATGAATGGAGAGGAAAATCCTCTGACCGGTAAAGACCTGGAACGGTTTGAAGTAAAATTGAAAGATCACAAACAACTTTAA
- a CDS encoding YigZ family protein, translated as MLKKIIIPSEIAETEFTVQKSKFISLVYPVQDEQEVRGHLKRLRQEYPGATHVVWASVLGDLGTLYGLSDDGEPHGTAGRPVLEVLKGSGITYIALFVIRYFGGTKLGTGGLVSAYTQAAKNVLDGLKTEEKLNYSNVSLLCSYGQFESIKAILLDVEAKDIREEFSENVVMMCLVPEKNVDNCRDLIQEYSSGRVDLVVQDCDSN; from the coding sequence ATGTTAAAAAAAATTATTATCCCCTCAGAAATAGCAGAAACAGAGTTTACAGTTCAGAAATCAAAATTCATTAGCCTGGTATATCCCGTTCAAGATGAGCAGGAGGTTCGAGGACATTTGAAACGGTTGAGACAGGAGTATCCGGGAGCGACACATGTTGTCTGGGCTTCTGTTTTAGGAGATTTGGGAACTCTCTACGGGTTGAGTGATGATGGTGAACCCCATGGAACGGCTGGACGTCCAGTGTTGGAAGTTTTAAAGGGCAGTGGGATTACGTATATCGCTCTATTTGTTATCAGATACTTCGGAGGAACAAAACTGGGAACAGGGGGACTGGTCAGTGCATATACCCAGGCTGCAAAAAATGTTCTAGATGGGCTAAAGACAGAAGAGAAGCTGAATTATTCAAATGTTTCACTTCTGTGCAGTTATGGTCAATTTGAAAGTATTAAGGCAATCCTTCTGGACGTAGAAGCAAAAGATATTCGTGAAGAATTTTCAGAAAACGTTGTAATGATGTGTCTGGTTCCCGAAAAAAATGTCGACAACTGTCGGGATCTTATCCAGGAATATTCTAGCGGAAGAGTGGATCTTGTTGTACAGGATTGCGATAGCAATTAA
- a CDS encoding MGH1-like glycoside hydrolase domain-containing protein, with protein MIKKDFPKVHYYDQDFVDIYNRSWAWIQDNWFKGDSENRLKNSFFNHKENTSVDLFETCMSTFFLVYYNMKYPVAPMLDNFYLLQEENGAIRSNYSVETSEPVFTEGNPEGASPPLLAWVEYNLYHKVGQKKRIKEIMPHLERYYTWLDETFKDQDSGLYEVPLEATKMTNSPRSKMKFAVDFNSQQALNSLYMSALGDILNDKELSFKYKKQYFSLKTRINTLMWNQDDNLYYDLDEDLEQVQVKTAASFWPLLAEIPNEARAEGLIENLKDPDSFGTDNPFPSLAVSEPDFDKKGNGFCGSVYPFLTFMIIKGLEKYGRYDFARECSIRHMYYILDTFHPDGNKKGTLWEAYSPISEGPAIWKDENQENKQLFLTYAALSTITLMIENIVGLYISLPRKTVDWIVPTLELMGIEDLSLKRNMITILSNKSGRGWEIRLESEKLYYFTIDILGEKKKTLPIPSGKCSMLIDKL; from the coding sequence GTGATAAAAAAAGATTTTCCTAAAGTACACTATTATGATCAGGACTTTGTAGATATTTACAACCGGTCATGGGCGTGGATACAGGATAACTGGTTTAAAGGAGATTCTGAAAATAGACTAAAAAACAGTTTCTTCAACCATAAGGAGAACACAAGTGTGGACCTTTTTGAAACCTGTATGTCCACCTTTTTCCTAGTGTATTACAATATGAAATACCCTGTGGCTCCCATGCTTGATAACTTTTACTTGTTACAGGAAGAAAATGGAGCCATCCGGTCCAATTACAGTGTAGAAACATCTGAACCTGTTTTTACTGAGGGTAACCCAGAAGGAGCCTCACCACCCCTTTTGGCATGGGTGGAATATAACCTCTATCATAAAGTAGGCCAGAAAAAGAGAATTAAAGAGATAATGCCCCATCTTGAACGATATTATACCTGGTTGGATGAGACATTTAAGGATCAGGATTCCGGTCTTTATGAGGTTCCTCTCGAAGCGACGAAAATGACCAATTCTCCTCGATCTAAAATGAAATTCGCCGTGGACTTCAATTCTCAACAGGCACTGAACTCTCTTTACATGTCTGCTTTGGGTGATATTCTGAACGATAAAGAACTCAGCTTCAAATATAAGAAACAGTATTTTTCACTAAAAACCAGAATCAATACCCTGATGTGGAATCAGGATGATAATCTATATTACGATTTAGATGAGGATCTCGAACAGGTACAGGTTAAGACCGCAGCCTCTTTTTGGCCTCTCCTGGCTGAAATACCAAATGAAGCCCGGGCGGAAGGATTAATTGAAAATCTCAAGGATCCTGATTCTTTTGGTACAGATAATCCCTTTCCTTCTCTTGCAGTCAGTGAACCGGATTTTGATAAGAAAGGTAATGGATTCTGCGGTTCCGTATATCCCTTTCTTACCTTCATGATCATCAAAGGTCTTGAAAAATACGGGCGATATGATTTTGCCAGAGAGTGCTCTATCCGTCATATGTACTATATCCTTGATACATTTCATCCTGACGGCAACAAAAAAGGAACTCTTTGGGAAGCGTATTCACCAATAAGTGAAGGCCCTGCCATCTGGAAGGATGAGAATCAGGAAAATAAACAGCTCTTCTTGACCTATGCAGCCCTATCAACAATAACCCTTATGATAGAAAACATTGTTGGACTCTATATCAGTCTTCCCCGTAAAACGGTCGACTGGATAGTACCGACTCTGGAACTCATGGGAATAGAAGACTTATCATTGAAACGGAATATGATTACCATTTTGAGCAACAAGAGTGGTCGTGGATGGGAAATTAGACTTGAGTCTGAAAAATTGTATTACTTTACAATTGATATTTTGGGAGAGAAGAAGAAAACACTTCCAATTCCTTCCGGGAAATGCTCAATGCTCATAGACAAACTATAA
- the recR gene encoding recombination mediator RecR, whose translation MNTLENLIVLLSRLPGIGKKSASRMAYSLLKGEESYNRVLGQSIAELKEKIHKCSQCGNYTEEELCSICSSKDRDELTLCVVEESQDIMMIESTGDYKGLYFVLHGVLSPLDGIGPTELGFDRLLDRINTLGVKELILATNPTLEGDSTALYIKHLLEGKEIEISRIASGLPVGGDMEYADKMSISRALKGRMNY comes from the coding sequence ATGAACACCCTTGAGAATCTAATAGTCCTTTTGTCCAGACTTCCAGGTATCGGGAAGAAAAGTGCTTCTCGTATGGCTTACTCACTCCTTAAAGGGGAGGAATCTTACAACAGAGTTCTGGGACAGTCCATTGCAGAATTGAAAGAAAAAATTCACAAATGCAGCCAATGTGGAAATTATACCGAAGAGGAATTATGCAGCATTTGCAGTTCAAAAGACAGGGATGAATTGACTCTTTGCGTTGTTGAAGAATCACAGGATATTATGATGATAGAGAGCACAGGAGACTATAAGGGCCTCTACTTTGTCCTCCACGGTGTTCTCTCCCCCTTAGACGGCATAGGGCCCACAGAGCTTGGATTTGATCGCCTCCTGGACAGGATTAACACTCTGGGAGTCAAAGAGTTGATATTGGCAACAAATCCGACTCTGGAAGGTGATTCAACAGCTCTTTATATAAAACATCTTCTGGAAGGCAAAGAGATCGAAATTTCCAGAATTGCATCTGGTCTACCTGTAGGAGGCGATATGGAATATGCTGATAAGATGAGTATTTCCAGGGCCTTAAAAGGAAGGATGAACTACTAA
- a CDS encoding YbaB/EbfC family nucleoid-associated protein encodes MSFNPMDMMKNLQEMQGKMGEVQEKLKTIEAEGSSGGGLVKVRINGQMEITGLTIDPIAVDPRDVKMLEELIVSSCSAATIKIKEKIREEVSELSGMPLPPGFPGI; translated from the coding sequence ATGAGTTTTAATCCAATGGATATGATGAAAAATTTGCAGGAGATGCAAGGCAAAATGGGAGAAGTTCAGGAGAAGCTGAAAACCATTGAAGCAGAAGGCAGTTCCGGCGGTGGACTTGTAAAAGTCAGGATCAATGGACAGATGGAAATTACGGGGCTTACCATAGATCCTATTGCTGTTGATCCCCGGGATGTGAAGATGTTGGAAGAGTTGATTGTTTCCTCATGTTCTGCAGCCACGATCAAAATCAAAGAAAAAATTAGAGAAGAAGTCTCTGAACTTTCCGGTATGCCCCTGCCTCCGGGTTTTCCAGGGATCTGA